Within the Vigna angularis cultivar LongXiaoDou No.4 chromosome 10, ASM1680809v1, whole genome shotgun sequence genome, the region ATCTCAAGCCCATCTACCTTCACTTTCATCTCTTTCACTTCaccatttctttctcttatccAATCCTTACAATGTCTGTTTTCTGCACCTATTTCTTCAATGCTTTCTGTTAGCTTGTTTATCGTTTCCTCCTGATCAGCCACCctggtttttaatttttcaactaAAGTTTGTAAAGCTTCAGCATGTATGGTAGCTCCTTCTTCACAACCCTcatgataaataaaaagttcAGATATCTCTTGCACTCCCCGTGCCATTGCTCTTTCTAGTTCTTTGTTTCTATCCTCCAAATCGTGCTGTTTGCTGCTTCGAGATTCCAATTCCAGTTCCAGGTCCTTTATTCTTGCAAGAAAACACTCCTTTTCTTCAGCCAAATCCTCCCCATGATTTTGTATTCTAACCGAGCATGATTGCGAAGCTTCTACTCTCGTTCTTTCCAACTGTACCTCCAACTCTTTGTTGTGATTTCTCACGGAATCTAACATTTGCTGCATGGCATTAATCTGGTCATCGAAGTCCTTCTTCTGGGTCCATGCTTCGTTTCTGCTGCGTCTGATCTTCTCTTCCACTTTTCCTTTCTGAGTCCGCAGAGACTTTGCCTCTTGTTCGAGTTCATGTATCCGTGCCATCAATTCAGCAATTTTGGTTGCTGAGCGATCCTCGTTGGTTTGGAGTTTTCCCTGTAACACAGACACTGTTCCTTTGGTGTCGTTAAGTAACAGTTGAAGCTCAAAAACTCGTCTGTGCAAATCAGCGTTCTTTGCAAACAAGAGTTGTTTAACTTGACGTGATTGGCTTTCAAGTTGAAGCTCTGGATTAAGGATTTGAGGAGTAGAAGCTTCCCTTTCTCTGGGAAAATCATTGATGTCTGAATTAGAATCTACTTCCTCTGAGGAAAAGTACTCAGACTCCGAGCTAGAGGAAGATGCTGAGGACATCCTATCCACTTTGCTGGGACCTGACTTTACGTACTCTCCGGTGAGATCACCGTACAATGGATACAGTGATTGAATGTAGAAATCCTCTACCAGCCACAcgaactttttctctttcatggAGTTCCCATCTTTTTTGCATTGCTCTTCATTTTTTATCAGTTTTGCGATTCTGCTGAGCTCGGTTTCCATGTCTGTCAACAACATAAGAGatgaataaatattgaaaagtaGTTGATGGAAGTTGACATTGCAAAGTGCCTATGATTGAAGAGAAATCAtcataaaactaattttgatATTGTTCTTTTATCAGAATTAGAATTTCATTATGATAACCTGCATTTTcattgaatgaatttttttatcatgcatattaacGAAGACAAAACACTTATTTTGATCTGAAAAGACACAAGTATACATGATCTGCACctgtttttgttcttttgagtgCTTCGGAATTTTGAGGATCAATTTGACTCCTAAAGGAATTGGAGAATCCCCTTAAACGGTGCTTGAACATCCTTTTATTGGGACATTCGAAAAGATTAATTTTAGAGGGAAATTTCTTGCTAGGAACTCTTCGTTTCCTCAGAAAATGAATAGGAATCCTGAAACTGAAAAGTGAATACAGACATCACAGATTAAGAGAAGATTCTAAATGTCAATGTATGCTTATGTAATTGTAAATGCACTCTGCAGCTTCTGGATGAACTTGTATCTTGTGCGCTTAATATATACCATAGATGCAAATAAATGCACAACATCATAGTATCTGTGTCATAATAAGTTTCTTCATTCGAGACAGAAACTTGTTCTCCCAGAAGCTTGAAGAACTAAGAATTTAGTATCCAGAACATACAGGTATAGGTATACATGGAATGAAGATGAATGCAAAAACACAGATCCATAAAAGAAAGTGTCCATAAGTTTATAATTTCCTCTTTGATTTACAATCAATCAAATCTCTcctcaaatattatattattgtttctGATAAGCTCTTAGAATGAAGAAAACTATCATAAAATagaattcattatttttcatcatgaACTCAATGTTTCTTCAGAGTATTGATGCATTGATGCAGTGATTATTCCAGATTGAAATTACAAATCTAGGGAAAATTATTAGTGGGAAAAGGGAAGTCGGAATTGCTTCAACAAAATGTGAATGAAAGATGTGATGTGAAAAATGCATCGACATAAAAGAAGGAAACAGTTACCTGGGAATGGAACTCGACTTGCACCAATCCGAAGGGATTAGAAATATTGACGAGAAATAATCCAAGGCAAAATTGTTGTATAAGgataaataaattcaatgaaaaaaaagtgaaagaattGTTTCTAATAATAAGCATGGATTATTCAATTTGTTAATATAAATGGAAAATGTGgagatattataaatatattattattgttatgttatcattatttttatctttatctttatttattttttatcagcATTATTAGTATAGTTgttattactttattatattatttatcatcattattattgtagttgatattattttatcatattgtTACGTTATAGtttattgaaaatgaatatttgttaatatataatgCGATAACTAGATAGAATTgagtttaatttgaaaattaaaagataaaaactgAACGGATTATGGGGATATCGATATCTTggtattttctttcttttaaaaaataaaattacattggaCTAAATACTCTTTTAGCttatcaaaatcaaagaaaaataaaataaataaaaaatcaatagaTCGTATAACTTTTACAGGTAAACCCTGTAGCCGGATTTGCTAGCTTCAGTTGATATAATAATAGATAAGttagtacttttttttttcattttattaaggataaataagtgaataaattataaatgcacacattataacaataaaataaagataaattctacaagttttatgaataattcAGTGAATAAGTTATAAATCAACTTAGTGATAAGATAAAGATAGCACACataagattataataaaaataaaagataaataaaataaaataaagattatcaAACAATTTCTTTTCACAATCTACTCGGTAATAGGAGATTGTCTGTATGAGCATGcatttgattataattataggCAACAAAAAATTATCGAGTTTTTGATAAGGCGCTAAGATAATTCTCTAAGTTATTTATAATCTGTAAAACTATATGATAATGAGTTgtgtaattttttgaaaaaaatatatagctAGTATGAATGTTACCCTgtgttaaaaaaaagaagaaaaaaagaagaaaaaaagataaagtctGATCTAAAACatgataacattttattttcttttacatttttaattgtgAATGTAGCTAAtgaattttttcaatattttcatataGATTTTGGTGTGTAGAATGATTGCCATATTTTCATATTGTTGAACCACAATTatcagatttttttaaaattataaatatagtaaaaactgCATTTAAGAATGagattaaagttaaatattcgACCATTATATGgcaatatacattttaaaaaaatatctaaagaaAATAAGATAGATTCggctataaattattttgataacatacgagaaattatttttgaattttgagataaataatttaattagtgCTTCAAAACGTTAAAAAGATTTCAGataaagtttacttttttattatcggtaaatcattcaattaataaattgatataGTTAAAGACCATATTATATAATTCTTAAGGCAGTATAAATATTCTAAGAATTAATAACAATTTcttaatttgtaataaattcTATCAGATTTAGAAATCTAACATATCCATAAGCGTGATTGATGGTTTTggtttctaaattaaaattgttgtaACTTACAATTATTATTGCGTTTGTCAAATATTTTACCATAAATAGACTTTGTTGACCCTTCAGAAAATTTTCACACATGTTCCTCAAATGCATTTATCGGTCAAAACTTTAAAAACTCAGGATTGCATTCACTGCAGACGCCACTGTCTGAGTTCTCTATTTCTACatctaataaaaattacatttcaaatGAAAGGGAATGGTCTAAGAATTTTATGATGTGAAGGTAGATGACACTGTATTTGCTAGTTATACATGAATTAACTCTTTCCCCAATATATACACACTAAAAATATAACTACTATCATTGGTTAATCATCGGAAGACAACTTTTGCTTCTTCCATTTGTAAGCAGCTTCCAAGATCTTGAGATTAGTTGTCTGGCTTTCTTCAGGGAACAAAAAGTCGATAAATTCTTCAATTCtgcaaaattaaattaacaggAATGATGTTAGAAAACTGAATAGCTATCACCATATAGAATGTGGGAACTATAGAAAGCATACAGAGATAGTTACATACCTAGTAGAACCATCTTCAGTGGCAACGTGCCTTCTCTTTTTGAGCTTCTTGGGCAGCTTAGACTGGACTAAGCTAACATCACCCAGCTCTCCAAATGTACTCTCCATGTTGAGCCATTTTTCCAATAACATTGCcctttcttctttcaaatctgGAGCAGATGATCTGAAGTAGTTGAGAGCCTTCTCAAACACCCCTGATACAAGCACAAACAAGATTATGAAGGGATTCAGAAAACTATCTGACTTATGTTCAAACTAACTGAAAACAACCAATTAACAGCATAGGAGCCATATAGCACTGGGATCACATACTTCTAGCACGCTCAATGCATTGCTTCTTTTGTTCATGTTCCGTCAAGTCTTCATTGTCCACATCCATAGCTGTTGCCTCAAATTCAGCGTAGCTTATCCATACCTTCAAGTGCTTTGTTCTGTCAAGAAGCCTTTCATAAAGTGCTCTTGCTCTATCAAATTCACCCTCAGCAGTCTCAAAGTCAATGAATGCCTGTTTTGTGTCAACAAAATTCATAGTTACATTATGACTAATGTGAATATAGTTATCGAGGTATGCAAAATGCAAGATATAAAACAAACAATAGAAGGCAAATAAGGAATGATGAAAAAAGAGGCTGTCACACCAGGGCATAACCATATGGTGCAGCAGTTGAAAACATACAACTACTCAACTTTTTcagttgaaaaatataatttttccacTTCTAAATCAACTAAAAACCTAATGAAAGTTTCAGagattttcaattaaattctGTTGAACGCTAATTTGCAGTGTTCTACATCGTCAATAATTCTTTTTCCCCTAATCATCTAATAATATCTACAAAGTAGAAACATTACTTTCTTCTTTAGAAATTTCCCCATTATTCATTCAACTTTTTACACGTCAAGgcatcataaaattataaaacagaaaatagtTTGCATATAAAGGCctaaatttttacttttctacCTTCTTTTTCAATGGTTTTAGTATAAGGCTCCTAAAAGTGatctttgtattttatttaagtaaaaaagcTACCCACCTATTTCCATAATTTCCCGTTCCATTCAAATccgaaatttaaataaatcctGATGCTGGATCAAGAATGATGTCAAATAAATGCGAGTGTCTTGACATAGCAcaagaaataaattttgtacCTTCCACAAGAGCTCAGGCATGTCCAACGCTGGTTGGGCAATTGCAAGCTCAAAAATTCCTCGGGCTCGTTCTGTCTCAGATAACGATCTCTCCAACTCAGCATACTTGCTCCAAGCATAACAATTTTCTGGAGACCACTCCagatatttttcatataattttctGCACCGGTCAATATTACCAAGTTGCAGTTCTATTTCTATATACTTCTTAAAAATCTGTTGTCAAAAGAGTAACAATGCGTGAAAAGTTAACCAGATTACAATTAAAAGAAGTTGTGTTCGTGTCCACTGATATATTACCTTATCTTTAGGAGCCTTTCCAATGGCATTTCCTAATATTTGTCGAGCAGCCTTGAGATTCAGTTGACGTATTTCAAATTGAGCTGCTAGAAGCCATATTTTTGCAAACGAAAACTTATTGTGAGGTATAAGGTTGATGCACTCCCTAAACAAATGGAAGTAACAAAGAACATCAGCATGGCTAACTCAATAGCAGTACAGTAAATTATGATGCCAATACTACACAGAAATTGTCTTTTAAGTGATTTAGTAAAGGAATATAATAAGCACAAGTAAATTggtgaaaaagtaaaaacatgaaTAGTATTATGAATCATGAATAGTAACATCCGAATACTGAATTATAATATTCTCATAACAATGAGTTGATGAACAAAATAGAAACCTAAACATGATAGTGATTAGTAACATTCAAAGCAATATCAATACAGTTATATCCAAACTTTATAAACAGATGCATACCTGTATACATCCCTAGTTCGCTCCGCATCCCCAGCATCGAGCTCTTCATAGAGTGCATAATTAATCCTAAATAGCACATATACAATTAACAAacattaggaaaaaaaaatgtcaaaatcaGTGAATAAACAAAAAAGCAAGGAAATCTAAATCAAACATACCACAAATAAATGTAGCGCTGCCAGTAGCGCTTCTCCTCCGCCGGGGGGACATTGGCTATAGCCCTCTCATAAACCTCCCTGATCCTTTCCTTATTCCCCACACTTTCCTCCAACCTTATGTAGTCAAACCAGGAATCATAATTCAACGGATTCTTCCTCACTTCGTCCTCATACTGAAACCTTCTCTTCCCAACGATGGCATCCTCTATCCCTTCCCTGTCCCCATACTGCTTCTCAAATGCCACAAATTTTCTATACAAATCTTCCGCCCTTCCCTTGGGAATATGATCCAGGGAAAACTTATAGATAGCTCTTGCACGCTCAGTCTCCTTACACCTTTCCTCAAACTCCGCAAAAGCAACAAATAACTGCTCTGCTTCCTCATCATCAGATAGCCTATCCACGGCTCTCTCGTACACGGTTCTAGCCTTCCCAACCTCGCCATTCTTCATCTCAAACTTGGCATAGCGTATCCAAGCCCCAACTCGAGGGTGGCACTCAACGAATCGCTCGAAAATCCCTCTGGCGCGCTCAATTTCGTTGTACCTAAGCTCAAACTTTATGTAGGACAGCCATCCCTGCTGGTCCGGTGTCCATTTCATCCACCTCTCGAAAACCTGCCTCGCGCCGGCGACATTGCCTAGCATCTCCTCCATGTGAATGTACTTATACCACAGCTGATCCACCCTCGGCAGAAGGGTCACGGCGCGGTCCCACACGTTGCGCGCGTGGTTTATGAACTTGTTCTTCATCTCGACCTCCGCGTACTTGAGCCAGAGCGTGTGATTCTTGTAATCCACCTCCAGCGCTCTCTCCCAAACGGAACGCGCCCGTTTGAAGTCCTTCTGCGATTCCTCCCACTGCGCATACTTGATCCACACGCCAATGTTCCATCGAACACGGCGGATAA harbors:
- the LOC108320371 gene encoding uncharacterized protein LOC108320371 isoform X1; its protein translation is MSSSKEADPTLGYLTRKDTEVKLPRPTRVKNKTPAPIQITAEQILREARERQEAEIRPPKQKITDSTELGEYRLRKRKEFEDLIRRVRWNIGVWIKYAQWEESQKDFKRARSVWERALEVDYKNHTLWLKYAEVEMKNKFINHARNVWDRAVTLLPRVDQLWYKYIHMEEMLGNVAGARQVFERWMKWTPDQQGWLSYIKFELRYNEIERARGIFERFVECHPRVGAWIRYAKFEMKNGEVGKARTVYERAVDRLSDDEEAEQLFVAFAEFEERCKETERARAIYKFSLDHIPKGRAEDLYRKFVAFEKQYGDREGIEDAIVGKRRFQYEDEVRKNPLNYDSWFDYIRLEESVGNKERIREVYERAIANVPPAEEKRYWQRYIYLWINYALYEELDAGDAERTRDVYRECINLIPHNKFSFAKIWLLAAQFEIRQLNLKAARQILGNAIGKAPKDKIFKKYIEIELQLGNIDRCRKLYEKYLEWSPENCYAWSKYAELERSLSETERARGIFELAIAQPALDMPELLWKAFIDFETAEGEFDRARALYERLLDRTKHLKVWISYAEFEATAMDVDNEDLTEHEQKKQCIERARRVFEKALNYFRSSAPDLKEERAMLLEKWLNMESTFGELGDVSLVQSKLPKKLKKRRHVATEDGSTRIEEFIDFLFPEESQTTNLKILEAAYKWKKQKLSSDD
- the LOC108320326 gene encoding COP1-interactive protein 1-like, which translates into the protein METELSRIAKLIKNEEQCKKDGNSMKEKKFVWLVEDFYIQSLYPLYGDLTGEYVKSGPSKVDRMSSASSSSSESEYFSSEEVDSNSDINDFPREREASTPQILNPELQLESQSRQVKQLLFAKNADLHRRVFELQLLLNDTKGTVSVLQGKLQTNEDRSATKIAELMARIHELEQEAKSLRTQKGKVEEKIRRSRNEAWTQKKDFDDQINAMQQMLDSVRNHNKELEVQLERTRVEASQSCSVRIQNHGEDLAEEKECFLARIKDLELELESRSSKQHDLEDRNKELERAMARGVQEISELFIYHEGCEEGATIHAEALQTLVEKLKTRVADQEETINKLTESIEEIGAENRHCKDWIRERNGEVKEMKVKVDGLEMLVGEKEEKELVLKEMVWKLEAMVSKEAGEKLNLIKQVRQLERKVENLERDVKEKDGDLVGLAEKKKEAIRQLCSLVEFHRDRYVYLKDSMPKRNKFW
- the LOC108320371 gene encoding uncharacterized protein LOC108320371 isoform X2, whose product is MSSSKEADPTLGYLTRKDTEVKLPRPTRVKNKTPAPIQITAEQILREARERQEAEIRPPKQKITDSTELGEYRLRKRKEFEDLIRRVRWNIGVWIKYAQWEESQKDFKRARSVWERALEVDYKNHTLWLKYAEVEMKNKFINHARNVWDRAVTLLPRVDQLWYKYIHMEEMLGNVAGARQVFERWMKWTPDQQGWLSYIKFELRYNEIERARGIFERFVECHPRVGAWIRYAKFEMKNGEVGKARTVYERAVDRLSDDEEAEQLFVAFAEFEERCKETERARAIYKFSLDHIPKGRAEDLYRKFVAFEKQYGDREGIEDAIVGKRRFQYEDEVRKNPLNYDSWFDYIRLEESVGNKERIREVYERAIANVPPAEEKRYWQRYIYLWINYALYEELDAGDAERTRDVYRECINLIPHNKFSFAKIWLLAAQFEIRQLNLKAARQILGNAIGKAPKDKKII